In Oscillatoria acuminata PCC 6304, a single window of DNA contains:
- a CDS encoding AEC family transporter, which translates to MLVLGSQLLKLYLQLGGLALLGFILGRLLPPKIPLYIGKFLFWIGVPVGVIAFVRRSDLSGSIWLAPAIAWVAILLGVGLSWIWLRSKTNPGSASLEAGSSSLWSHQPTQGSFVLSTMVGNTGFIGYPVALALVGEQYFAWALFYDLLGTVIGAYGLGAILAARFGEGSKSYKQFIHAILYNPTLWSLGLGLLVRDIPLPPLLEDGLQGFAWSAIALSLILCGMRLSQLHSWSSVKPASVSLVIKMLIVPLFLGIILSFWGLDRPALLILVLQTAMPPAFATLVLAETYNLDRDLAVTALGLGSVGLLVTLPIWVLMFGIPTV; encoded by the coding sequence ATGCTCGTTCTGGGAAGTCAACTCCTAAAACTGTACCTCCAACTCGGTGGATTAGCGTTATTGGGATTTATTCTCGGTCGGCTGCTGCCCCCCAAAATCCCGCTTTATATCGGTAAATTTCTGTTTTGGATTGGCGTTCCCGTTGGGGTGATTGCCTTCGTGCGCCGATCGGATTTGTCGGGTTCCATCTGGTTAGCACCGGCGATCGCCTGGGTGGCAATTCTACTGGGAGTGGGACTCAGTTGGATCTGGCTCAGGAGTAAAACCAATCCCGGTTCTGCTTCCCTAGAAGCGGGGTCATCATCCCTATGGTCCCATCAACCAACCCAAGGCAGTTTTGTCCTTTCGACAATGGTCGGTAATACGGGCTTTATTGGCTATCCCGTCGCTTTGGCATTAGTGGGAGAACAATATTTTGCCTGGGCGCTATTTTATGATTTGTTGGGGACCGTGATCGGGGCTTATGGCTTAGGGGCCATATTAGCGGCGCGGTTTGGAGAAGGGTCGAAAAGTTACAAACAGTTTATCCATGCCATTCTCTACAATCCCACCCTCTGGAGTTTAGGGTTGGGGTTATTGGTGCGAGATATCCCCCTACCGCCGCTGTTGGAAGACGGTTTACAAGGGTTTGCTTGGAGTGCGATCGCCTTGTCGCTGATTCTCTGTGGTATGAGACTGAGCCAATTACACTCTTGGAGTAGTGTCAAACCCGCCTCGGTCAGTCTCGTGATTAAAATGCTGATTGTGCCCTTGTTCCTCGGCATTATCCTGTCTTTCTGGGGACTCGATCGCCCTGCATTACTGATTCTGGTGCTACAAACAGCCATGCCTCCAGCCTTTGCCACCCTAGTCCTAGCAGAAACCTACAATCTCGATCGCGATTTAGCTGTGACTGCCCTGGGACTCGGTTCCGTGGGCTTATTAGTCACCCTACCGATTTGGGTCTTAATGTTTGGAATTCCCACGGTTTGA
- a CDS encoding M15 family metallopeptidase, giving the protein MNKATVSGQASKTSTFMGEDIPQAVRDTSENVSTVQGSKSVKWIVIAVIAGTVALIAGVLVAWQGGMLGLLNNSEVAQTEQTEAPDSNATEDPNAPTTETLLGHFPYKEASTEDLQPISSDGRILMRQAAARAFLDMKEAARSQGVYLVPISGFRTEEDQKYLFFEVKAQRGQVAMERAEVSAPPGYSEHHTGYAVDIGDANLPATDLSPNFENTPAFQWMEENAAYYSFELSFPKGNTQGVSYEPWHWRFVGDRDSLETFYKARTQEVQEVEETQP; this is encoded by the coding sequence TTGAATAAGGCAACTGTGTCGGGACAAGCGTCGAAAACCTCGACATTTATGGGGGAGGACATTCCTCAAGCGGTTAGAGATACCTCCGAAAACGTCTCTACGGTTCAGGGGTCCAAATCGGTCAAATGGATTGTAATTGCCGTGATTGCCGGGACAGTCGCCCTAATCGCAGGGGTCCTGGTGGCATGGCAGGGGGGAATGTTGGGACTCCTGAATAACTCGGAGGTGGCTCAAACTGAACAAACTGAGGCCCCGGACTCTAATGCCACTGAGGACCCAAACGCCCCGACAACAGAGACGTTACTGGGTCATTTCCCCTATAAAGAAGCCTCTACCGAAGACCTTCAGCCGATTTCCAGTGATGGAAGAATCTTGATGCGGCAAGCTGCCGCTAGAGCGTTTTTGGATATGAAAGAGGCGGCGCGATCTCAAGGGGTGTATCTGGTGCCGATTTCTGGATTTCGCACCGAGGAAGACCAGAAATATTTGTTTTTTGAGGTCAAAGCGCAACGGGGACAGGTGGCAATGGAACGCGCCGAAGTCAGCGCCCCTCCAGGGTATAGCGAACATCATACCGGCTATGCAGTCGATATTGGGGATGCCAATCTTCCGGCGACGGATTTGAGTCCGAACTTTGAAAATACCCCGGCTTTCCAATGGATGGAAGAGAATGCGGCCTATTATAGTTTTGAGCTATCCTTTCCGAAAGGAAATACTCAAGGGGTGAGTTATGAACCCTGGCATTGGAGATTTGTCGGCGATCGCGACAGTCTGGAAACCTTTTATAAAGCCCGAACCCAGGAAGTCCAGGAAGTCGAAGAGACTCAACCCTAA
- a CDS encoding M48 family metallopeptidase, translating into MKLLWNSWLVTLSLVLPIATPALAEFPVPSPSRLAQTNTETRSTLPTSESTPETASEEPPLAEEDPEPPTAETADEAEDLPQEEEDPESPNPEISDEAEDLPQEEEDPESPNPEPSDEAEETSEAESTLDPEQAAKQAERRHHLERLAEADRLFVAGEIAAAEAIYQEVKPPFSANGKQAAISTLPEPLSDPEQLSPASRVYWREAQAGWENQLESRIFVPLEFLVEASPEFLPGHLLLAEAHTTYEQPEKAVEVLERATTFYPNNPELLRVKIAALAATEQWLEASIAARQFAILNPDHPDAEEFATLAEDNFGKFRGYIRKMIAGNAIGNVVTGAIGVALTGNPLGALSAVETLVMLARGESAIGRSIANQAVEQLDMVEDEEIVAYVQELGERLSKLSGRDDFEYEFYVIKDKNLNAFALPGGKIFVNAGAILHSDTEAELAGLITHELAHAVLSHGFQMVTHGNLIGNMARYVPFGGTLANLLVLDYSRDMEQQADVLGTRLLTSAGYSADGLRNLMVKLKEQYGEGSSFWKFMSTHPPTKERISDLETLIERGGYNRFAYEGVERHQEMRQRVAELLREELSEEDLVKLDIQLEEVEIEETEEENLESDEDEDEDEVNPEGEELDSDEDEVNPEGEELDSEDEEELEEE; encoded by the coding sequence ATGAAACTCCTCTGGAATTCCTGGCTCGTTACCCTTAGCTTGGTACTCCCCATTGCAACACCTGCACTTGCGGAGTTCCCCGTTCCTTCCCCCTCCCGATTAGCGCAAACCAACACCGAAACCCGATCCACCTTACCCACCAGCGAATCGACCCCCGAAACCGCCTCGGAGGAACCCCCACTGGCGGAAGAGGACCCGGAACCCCCTACTGCCGAAACTGCTGACGAAGCAGAGGATTTGCCACAGGAGGAAGAGGACCCGGAATCTCCCAACCCTGAAATCTCAGACGAAGCAGAGGATTTGCCACAGGAGGAAGAGGACCCGGAATCTCCCAACCCTGAACCCTCAGACGAGGCAGAGGAGACATCAGAAGCAGAATCCACTTTAGATCCAGAACAAGCGGCAAAACAAGCGGAAAGACGCCACCATTTAGAACGCTTGGCAGAAGCCGATCGCCTGTTTGTCGCCGGAGAGATTGCGGCAGCAGAAGCCATTTATCAAGAGGTGAAACCGCCTTTTTCCGCCAATGGTAAGCAAGCGGCAATTTCCACCCTCCCCGAACCCCTGAGTGATCCCGAACAACTCTCTCCTGCCTCGCGGGTGTACTGGCGCGAAGCACAAGCGGGATGGGAAAATCAACTAGAATCTCGCATCTTCGTTCCCTTAGAATTCCTCGTCGAAGCGTCACCGGAATTTCTCCCCGGACATTTATTACTCGCCGAAGCTCACACCACCTACGAACAACCGGAAAAAGCCGTTGAAGTCTTAGAAAGAGCCACGACTTTTTATCCCAATAATCCGGAATTGTTGCGGGTGAAAATAGCCGCCCTTGCTGCAACAGAACAATGGCTAGAAGCCTCGATCGCCGCCCGCCAATTTGCCATTCTCAACCCCGATCATCCCGATGCGGAAGAATTTGCCACTTTAGCCGAAGATAACTTTGGTAAATTTCGCGGATACATTCGGAAAATGATTGCAGGAAATGCTATTGGTAATGTCGTAACCGGGGCGATCGGTGTTGCTTTAACTGGCAATCCACTCGGTGCATTATCTGCGGTGGAAACCTTAGTCATGTTAGCCCGAGGAGAATCGGCGATCGGCAGAAGTATCGCCAATCAAGCCGTCGAACAGTTAGACATGGTAGAAGATGAAGAAATCGTCGCCTACGTTCAAGAACTCGGAGAAAGACTCTCCAAACTCTCGGGACGGGATGATTTCGAGTATGAATTTTATGTAATTAAAGATAAAAATCTCAACGCCTTTGCACTGCCTGGGGGTAAAATCTTCGTCAATGCCGGGGCCATTCTCCACAGTGACACCGAAGCCGAATTAGCCGGATTAATCACCCACGAACTCGCTCATGCAGTTCTGTCTCACGGCTTTCAAATGGTCACTCATGGCAATCTAATTGGCAACATGGCAAGGTATGTCCCCTTCGGAGGCACATTAGCTAACCTCCTAGTCCTAGATTACAGCCGGGATATGGAACAACAAGCAGATGTACTCGGCACAAGATTGCTCACCTCTGCTGGTTATTCTGCCGATGGATTGCGAAATCTGATGGTAAAACTCAAAGAACAATATGGCGAAGGCAGTTCCTTTTGGAAATTCATGTCCACTCACCCCCCCACAAAAGAACGAATTAGCGATCTCGAAACCCTAATTGAACGGGGGGGTTATAATCGGTTCGCCTATGAAGGAGTAGAACGACATCAAGAAATGCGTCAGCGTGTGGCAGAATTGCTCAGAGAAGAACTCTCTGAGGAAGATTTAGTCAAGCTGGATATTCAATTGGAGGAGGTTGAAATTGAAGAAACTGAAGAGGAAAATTTAGAGTCGGATGAGGATGAGGATGAGGATGAAGTGAACCCGGAAGGGGAAGAGTTAGATTCTGATGAGGATGAAGTAAACCCGGAAGGGGAAGAGTTGGATTCTGAGGATGAAGAGGAATTAGAGGAGGAATAA
- a CDS encoding MBL fold metallo-hydrolase, with protein sequence METNPSSEFVVQFWGVRGSIPTPGKDTVRYGGNTSCVEMRIGGKRLIFDAGTGLQVLGQTLRKEMPIEAYMFFTHYHWDHIQGFPFFTPAFIRGNSLHIHGSVPLDAESMEQHFVERILHPNSPVPLEGMQANLKFSEMVCGEPFHVDDIYFETGPLNHPNSAMGYRVTYKDHTVFYCTDTEHFPDRMDETVLHMARNADLLIYDAMYSDDEYNNPKSPKHGWGHSTWQEAVKVAKAAGVKKLVIFHHDPSHNDAFLDKLDGEVKEAFPNSVLAREGLVLDVCESVLAAV encoded by the coding sequence ATGGAAACGAACCCTTCCTCTGAGTTTGTTGTCCAATTCTGGGGCGTTCGAGGCAGTATTCCCACCCCCGGAAAGGACACTGTTCGCTATGGCGGTAATACCTCCTGTGTGGAAATGCGAATTGGTGGAAAACGCCTGATTTTTGATGCGGGTACGGGATTGCAGGTTTTAGGACAAACCTTGCGAAAAGAAATGCCTATAGAAGCCTATATGTTTTTCACCCACTACCACTGGGATCACATCCAGGGTTTTCCCTTTTTTACCCCCGCCTTTATTCGCGGCAATAGTCTGCATATTCATGGATCGGTTCCCCTAGATGCTGAATCCATGGAACAGCATTTTGTAGAAAGAATACTCCATCCCAATTCCCCAGTTCCCCTAGAAGGAATGCAGGCGAATTTGAAATTTTCAGAAATGGTTTGTGGTGAACCGTTTCATGTGGATGATATCTACTTTGAAACCGGACCCTTAAATCATCCCAATAGTGCAATGGGCTATCGTGTCACCTATAAAGATCATACGGTATTTTACTGTACCGATACCGAACATTTTCCCGATCGCATGGATGAAACGGTTCTTCACATGGCACGCAATGCGGATTTGTTGATTTACGATGCCATGTACAGTGATGATGAATATAATAATCCCAAATCCCCCAAACATGGCTGGGGACATTCCACCTGGCAGGAAGCCGTCAAAGTTGCTAAAGCCGCTGGAGTGAAAAAGCTGGTGATTTTCCACCATGACCCCAGTCACAATGATGCATTTCTCGATAAATTGGATGGGGAAGTTAAAGAAGCATTTCCCAACTCAGTTCTCGCTCGCGAAGGGTTGGTTTTAGATGTCTGCGAATCCGTTCTAGCTGCGGTGTAA
- the aroC gene encoding chorismate synthase, with the protein MGNTFGHLFRVTTFGESHGGGVGVVIDGCPPQLEISEAEIQVELDRRRPGQSKITTPRKELDTCEIVSGVFEGKTLGTPISILVRNKDVRSQDYNEMTDTYRPSHADATYDAKYGIRNWQGGGRSSARETIGRVAAGAIAKKILHQVAGVEIVGYVKRIKDLEGIIDPNQVTLDQVESNIVRCPDSECADRMIELIERIGREGDSTGGVVECVARQVPKGLGMPVFDKLEADLAKGVMSLPASKGFEIGSGFAGTLMTGSEHNDEFYTDEQGEIRTRTNRSGGIQGGISNGENIIIRVAFKPTATIRKEQRTVNSLGEETILAAKGRHDPCVLPRAVPMVEAMMALVLCDHLLRHQGQTGTFRPKLGQAG; encoded by the coding sequence ATGGGAAACACTTTCGGGCATCTGTTTCGAGTCACCACCTTTGGAGAATCCCACGGTGGGGGTGTAGGGGTCGTTATTGATGGATGCCCACCCCAACTGGAGATTAGCGAAGCAGAAATTCAAGTCGAACTAGACCGGCGCAGACCGGGACAGAGTAAAATTACCACACCGCGCAAAGAATTAGACACCTGCGAAATCGTCTCTGGGGTGTTTGAGGGGAAAACCCTAGGCACACCGATTAGTATCTTGGTGCGAAATAAGGATGTCCGGTCCCAGGATTATAATGAGATGACGGATACCTACCGTCCATCTCATGCCGATGCCACTTATGATGCCAAATATGGGATCCGTAACTGGCAAGGGGGAGGGCGATCGTCAGCGCGGGAGACAATTGGCAGAGTCGCCGCAGGGGCGATCGCCAAGAAAATCCTCCACCAAGTCGCCGGAGTGGAAATTGTCGGTTATGTAAAGCGCATCAAAGACTTAGAAGGCATCATCGACCCCAACCAAGTTACCCTAGACCAAGTGGAGAGCAACATCGTCCGCTGTCCTGACTCCGAATGTGCCGATCGCATGATTGAACTAATTGAGCGCATTGGCAGGGAAGGGGATTCTACCGGCGGCGTCGTCGAATGCGTAGCGCGTCAGGTTCCCAAAGGGTTGGGAATGCCGGTATTTGACAAACTCGAAGCCGATCTGGCTAAAGGGGTGATGTCTCTGCCGGCGAGTAAAGGCTTTGAAATCGGGTCCGGATTTGCCGGGACCCTGATGACGGGTAGCGAGCATAATGACGAATTTTATACCGATGAGCAGGGCGAGATTCGCACCCGCACCAATCGTTCTGGCGGGATTCAAGGAGGAATTTCCAATGGAGAAAATATTATTATTCGAGTTGCCTTTAAACCAACTGCTACAATTCGCAAAGAACAGCGCACGGTAAACAGCTTAGGCGAAGAAACCATCTTAGCAGCTAAAGGACGGCATGACCCCTGTGTCTTACCCAGAGCCGTGCCCATGGTAGAAGCCATGATGGCTTTAGTGCTTTGTGATCATCTGTTACGCCATCAGGGTCAAACCGGCACATTCAGACCCAAACTGGGTCAAGCGGGGTAA
- a CDS encoding PAS domain S-box protein, with amino-acid sequence MSRIFDEIQEGIVFINAGGDRLDYLNRAAAQLFGGTVAGFENQPEFWREGIEPQWRSQVVHALVRVWETETVEVNYCIVGIDGQRRDLHSKFWAIADDEGTPVRIEGTIKERPPSQELEMAIAQWFNLSLDLLCIAGTDGYFKQLNPMWETTLGYSTEELLSLSFLELVHSEDVASTLAEVQKLSEGKNSIYFENRYRCRDGSYKWMGWTASSPGGDLIYAVARDITDRQQMAAEQARLLTSVQESETRYRSVLSAMSEGVVMQDAKGVIYTCNQSAERILGLSADQMMGLTSVDPRWRAVRTDGSPFPGEEHPLSVTLRTGESFRDQIMGIHKPDGSLTWMLLNTTPLFRPHETQLYGGVATFTDISDRISAEALLRESEAKFRAAFEQAAVGIAHVGLGGNWIEVNQKFCDILGYSREELFTLTYQQITYTDDASFDVEAEDQLYDPAINTVTLEKRYIHKTGSLVWVNMTASMIRNSVGDPQYFLAVFEDISDRKQVELSLKQSQRLLEEAQQIAHVGNWEFDVATEKITWSKELFRIYDYDPEQEGPSLSQLLQKVHPQDAEALKTRIEKAITLGIPYELEHRIVHQNGSLRYVQGKGKVDQNSQGEVVRLFGTVLDITSRHKIEQELQEREQFLRAIWEGVDYSIFVLEVLEGGEFRFAGINPKMAQTAQVPVEKMLGKTLAEALPPEMADLWRPRYVQCVQLRTTLSFEESFVADGIEKWWLMTLSPLQDSSDRIDRIIATTIDISDRKQTELALQHSEAQYRELAQREALLNRIATQIRNSLELDTILDSVVQEIQQVMEIDRCHFAWYRNNGNQEVWEVVTEARNPGLINLIGCYSVEQVGPMINLLLTRETLKFDDINGVSDSIFQEFLSNLGYRAMLAMPMQTEFGRIGVISCACHNRIRVWKPEDVELLAAVCDQLVIALNQAQLYTQARRSAQIAEAKSQELQQTLQELQRTQSQLIQTEKMSSLGQLVAGVAHEINNPVNFIYGNLSHADDYMQDLLNLVEVYRQNYPYPTEEVEEEIEKIDLDYLVEDFPQILASMKLGANRIRDIVKSLRTFSRLDESDMKAVDLHENIDSTLMILQNRLKGKSDRPSIQVIKEYGPIPEITCYVGQINQVFMNILGNAIDAVEMKGEDWVKKGTDDDPVQPTMQLPDPLIRITTTLIEGNRVKIAIADNGIGMKPEAISKIFDPFYTTKPIGKGTGLGLAISYEIIVEKHRGTMHCISEVGKGTEFIIQIPLEQNLHLENPSAE; translated from the coding sequence ATGAGTCGGATTTTCGATGAAATTCAAGAGGGAATTGTATTCATCAATGCCGGGGGCGATCGCCTGGATTATTTGAACCGGGCGGCAGCCCAACTGTTTGGGGGAACAGTGGCGGGGTTTGAGAATCAGCCGGAGTTTTGGAGAGAGGGAATTGAACCGCAATGGCGATCGCAGGTAGTCCATGCTTTAGTGCGGGTTTGGGAAACGGAAACGGTGGAGGTGAACTACTGCATTGTAGGGATTGACGGACAACGGAGGGACCTGCACAGTAAATTTTGGGCGATCGCCGATGATGAAGGGACGCCGGTGCGGATTGAAGGCACCATCAAGGAACGTCCCCCCTCCCAGGAATTGGAAATGGCGATCGCACAATGGTTCAATTTATCTCTTGATTTACTCTGTATTGCCGGAACGGACGGTTATTTTAAGCAATTAAATCCCATGTGGGAAACCACATTAGGATATAGCACCGAGGAATTGCTCTCCCTGTCGTTTTTAGAGTTAGTACATTCTGAGGATGTCGCTTCAACCCTTGCAGAAGTACAAAAACTTTCAGAAGGTAAAAATAGCATTTATTTTGAAAATCGCTATCGTTGCCGAGATGGTTCCTATAAATGGATGGGTTGGACTGCCTCTAGTCCTGGCGGGGACCTGATCTATGCGGTTGCCCGGGACATTACCGATCGCCAACAAATGGCAGCGGAACAAGCGCGGTTACTGACTTCGGTCCAAGAAAGCGAAACCCGATATCGCTCAGTTTTGAGTGCCATGAGCGAAGGGGTCGTTATGCAAGATGCCAAGGGCGTGATTTATACTTGTAATCAAAGTGCTGAACGAATTCTGGGATTGAGTGCGGATCAAATGATGGGACTGACCTCTGTCGATCCGCGCTGGCGGGCCGTGAGAACAGACGGTTCGCCTTTTCCCGGGGAAGAACATCCGCTCTCGGTGACTTTGCGGACGGGGGAGTCCTTTCGGGATCAAATTATGGGAATTCACAAACCCGATGGGAGCTTAACCTGGATGTTGCTGAATACCACCCCTTTGTTTCGCCCCCATGAAACCCAGCTATATGGAGGAGTGGCTACTTTTACGGATATTAGCGATCGCATCTCTGCCGAAGCCTTATTGCGGGAAAGTGAGGCAAAATTCCGGGCGGCGTTTGAGCAGGCTGCTGTTGGTATTGCTCATGTGGGACTGGGGGGGAACTGGATTGAGGTCAATCAAAAATTCTGTGATATCTTAGGATACAGTCGCGAAGAGTTGTTCACTCTCACTTATCAACAGATCACCTATACTGATGATGCGAGTTTTGATGTAGAAGCCGAAGACCAATTGTACGACCCAGCCATCAATACGGTTACCTTGGAAAAGCGATACATTCATAAAACTGGGTCGCTAGTTTGGGTGAATATGACAGCTTCGATGATTAGAAATTCTGTGGGAGACCCCCAATATTTTTTGGCAGTTTTTGAGGATATTAGCGATCGCAAACAAGTGGAACTGAGCCTAAAGCAAAGCCAACGACTCCTAGAAGAAGCACAACAAATCGCTCATGTTGGCAATTGGGAGTTTGACGTCGCCACGGAAAAAATAACTTGGTCCAAAGAACTGTTTCGGATTTACGATTATGACCCGGAACAGGAAGGGCCTTCATTGTCCCAGCTTTTGCAAAAGGTTCATCCGCAAGATGCCGAAGCCCTGAAAACCCGGATAGAAAAAGCAATCACCTTGGGGATTCCCTATGAATTAGAGCATCGGATTGTTCACCAGAATGGGTCTCTCCGGTACGTCCAGGGAAAAGGAAAAGTTGATCAGAACTCGCAAGGGGAAGTCGTGCGATTGTTTGGGACAGTTTTAGATATTACCAGCCGCCACAAAATCGAACAGGAGTTACAAGAACGGGAGCAGTTTTTGCGGGCGATTTGGGAAGGAGTGGATTATAGTATTTTCGTTCTGGAAGTTTTAGAGGGCGGGGAATTTCGCTTTGCCGGAATTAATCCAAAAATGGCCCAAACTGCCCAAGTTCCGGTCGAAAAAATGCTGGGAAAAACCTTGGCTGAAGCCTTGCCACCGGAAATGGCAGATCTATGGCGTCCTCGTTATGTCCAGTGCGTCCAGTTGAGGACAACCCTCTCCTTTGAGGAGAGTTTTGTGGCAGATGGCATTGAGAAATGGTGGCTGATGACCCTGAGTCCCTTGCAGGATAGTAGCGATCGCATTGATCGGATTATTGCCACCACCATCGATATCAGCGATCGCAAACAAACCGAACTGGCATTGCAACACAGTGAAGCTCAATATCGAGAATTAGCCCAACGGGAAGCCCTGCTGAATCGGATTGCTACCCAAATTAGAAACTCTTTAGAATTGGATACTATTCTCGATAGTGTAGTCCAGGAAATCCAACAGGTGATGGAGATTGACCGATGTCACTTCGCTTGGTATCGAAACAACGGTAACCAAGAGGTTTGGGAAGTGGTTACAGAAGCCAGAAATCCTGGATTAATTAACCTAATTGGCTGTTATAGTGTTGAACAAGTCGGACCAATGATAAATCTGCTTTTAACCCGAGAAACTCTTAAATTTGATGATATCAATGGGGTGAGTGATTCTATCTTTCAGGAGTTTTTAAGCAACTTAGGATATCGGGCTATGTTGGCGATGCCGATGCAAACAGAATTCGGAAGAATTGGCGTCATTTCCTGCGCTTGTCACAACCGCATTAGAGTTTGGAAACCGGAGGATGTGGAACTGTTAGCCGCCGTTTGTGATCAACTGGTGATCGCCCTCAATCAAGCCCAACTCTATACTCAAGCTCGGCGATCGGCCCAAATTGCCGAAGCAAAAAGCCAAGAGTTGCAACAAACTTTACAGGAACTCCAACGCACCCAAAGCCAATTAATTCAGACTGAAAAAATGTCATCATTAGGCCAACTGGTGGCAGGAGTTGCCCATGAAATTAATAATCCGGTGAATTTTATCTATGGAAATCTCAGCCATGCCGATGATTATATGCAAGATTTATTAAATCTGGTGGAGGTTTATCGCCAAAATTATCCCTATCCCACGGAGGAGGTTGAGGAAGAAATTGAAAAGATTGATTTGGATTATTTAGTAGAAGATTTTCCGCAAATCCTCGCTTCCATGAAATTGGGTGCAAATCGCATTCGAGATATTGTGAAATCTCTGCGGACTTTTTCGCGGTTAGATGAATCCGACATGAAGGCAGTGGATTTGCATGAAAATATTGATAGCACCTTGATGATTTTACAAAATCGGCTGAAAGGCAAGAGCGATCGCCCATCCATTCAGGTGATTAAAGAATACGGGCCGATTCCGGAAATTACCTGTTATGTGGGACAGATTAATCAGGTATTTATGAACATTTTGGGAAATGCGATCGATGCCGTGGAAATGAAGGGAGAGGATTGGGTAAAGAAGGGGACCGATGATGATCCCGTTCAACCAACGATGCAGTTGCCGGACCCGTTAATTCGGATTACCACAACTCTGATTGAAGGAAACCGAGTCAAAATTGCGATCGCCGATAATGGAATTGGCATGAAACCCGAGGCAATTAGCAAAATTTTTGACCCCTTTTATACCACCAAACCCATTGGCAAAGGCACCGGATTGGGGTTGGCTATTAGTTATGAAATTATCGTCGAAAAGCACCGTGGGACAATGCACTGCATTTCCGAAGTCGGCAAAGGTACCGAATTTATTATTCAAATTCCCCTGGAACAAAACCTCCATCTGGAAAATCCATCCGCAGAATAA